One region of Triticum aestivum cultivar Chinese Spring chromosome 6B, IWGSC CS RefSeq v2.1, whole genome shotgun sequence genomic DNA includes:
- the LOC123136263 gene encoding splicing factor 3B subunit 1 — protein sequence MDGIDAELARAQDERRKLEEALAAGALMAVSSVTFDKDLYGGGGSGSDRFAGYDTSIPASEDDAPEDDSAEPSAANPAVRRLASYTGHAVAAADIPRSEDDDGMPAKRSQRIIDREDDYRRRRLDRIISPERHDAFASGEATPDPSVRTYADAMRESKVQQEKEHVLREIAKKKKEEEEKAKEKKAAPQPQPAATKRRNRWDQSQDGDAAAGAKKSKTSDWDAPDATPGIGRWDATPGRVGDATPSVRRNRWDETPTPGRMADADATPAAGGITPGATPSGAWDATPKLPGGLVTPTPKKQRSRWDETPASMGSATPGGTAATPAGFNTPGQTPFGAENLATPTPGHLAARGPMTPEQYQLLRWERDIEERNRPLTDEELDSMFPQEGYKILEPPASYQPIRTPARKLLATPTPLGTPMYAIPEENRGQHFDVPKDLGPGLPLMKPEDYQYFGTLLNEDEEEQLTPEEQKERKIMKLLLKVKNGTPPQRKTALRQLTDKAREFGAGPLFNKILPLLMQPTLEDQERHLLVKVIDRVLYKLDELVRPFVHKILVVIEPLLIDEDYYARVEGREIISNLSKAAGLATMIAAMRPDIDNIDEYVRNTTARAFSVVASALGIPALLPFLKAVCQSKKSWQARHTGIKIVQQIAILMGCAVLPHLKNLVEIIEHGLSDENQKVRTITALSLAALAEAAAPYGIESFDSVLKPLWKGIRSHRGKVLAAFLKAIGFIIPLMDALYASYYTKEVMQVLIREFQSPDEEMKKIVLKVVKQCVSTEGVEADYIRSDILPDFFKHFWVRRMALDRRNYKQLVETTVEMANKVGVTGIVGKIVEDLKDESEPYRRMVMETIEKVVANLGASDIDPRLEELLIDGILYAFQEQTSDDANVMLNGFGAVVNALGQRVKPYLPQICGTIKWRLNNKSAKVRQQAADLISRIAIVMKQCQEEQLMGHLGVVLYEYLGEEYPEVLGSILGALKAIVNVIGMTKMTPPIKDLLPRLTPILKNRHEKVQENCIDLVGRIADRGAEFVPAREWMRICFELLEMLKAHKKGIRRATVNTFGYIAKAIGPQDVLATLLNNLKVQERQNRVCTTVAIAIVAETCSPFTVLPALMNEYRVPELNVQNGVLKSLSFLFEYIGEMGKDYIYAVTPLLEDALMDRDLVHRQTAASAVKHMALGVAGLGCEDALVHLLNYIWPNIFETSPHVINAVMEAIEGMRVALGAAVVLNYCLQGLFHPARKVREVYWKIYNSLYIGAQDALVASYPALGDDGDNIFSRPELAMFV from the coding sequence CGCATCATTGACCGCGAGGACgactaccgccgccgccgcctcgaccgcATCATCTCGCCCGAGCGCCACGACGCCTTCGCGTCCGGGGAGGCCACCCCGGACCCCTCCGTCCGAACCTACGCCGATGCCATGCGCGAGAGCAAGGTGCAGCAGGAGAAGGAGCACGTGCTGCGTGAAATcgctaagaagaagaaggaggaggaggagaaggccaaggagaagaagGCTGCGCCTCAGCCGCAGCCAGCCGCGACCAAACGGCGCAATAGGTGGGATCAGTCGCAGGACGGCGATGCTGCTGCTGGGGCCAAGAAGTCCAAGACCTCAGACTGGGATGCCCCTGATGCAACTCCTGGTATTGGGCGCTGGGACGCCACTCCAGGCCGTGTTGGAGATGCAACGCCCTCTGTGAGGAGGAATAGGTGGGATGAGACTCCAACTCCAGGGAGGATGGCTGACGCAGATGCAACTCCTGCAGCCGGTGGCATTACTCCAGGAGCCACCCCTTCTGGGGCATGGGATGCTACTCCTAAGCTGCCTGGTGGGCTTGTCACACCAACACCCAAGAAGCAGAGGTCGAGGTGGGACGAGACACCAGCGAGTATGGGGAGCGCAACACCTGGTGGTACAGCAGCGACACCTGCAGGGTTCAACACTCCTGGACAAACACCATTCGGAGCAGAGAACCTTGCCACACCAACACCTGGCCACCTTGCTGCCCGTGGCCCGATGACTCCTGAGCAGTACCAGCTCTTGCGATGGGAGCGGGACATTGAGGAGCGGAACAGGCCTCTCACTgacgaggagcttgactccatgtTTCCGCAGGAGGGATACAAGATTCTTGAGCCTCCAGCTTCATACCAGCCCATACGTACCCCAGCAAGGAAGCTGCTCGCTACGCCAACACCTCTGGGCACACCAATGTATGCTATTCCAGAGGAGAACCGTGGACAGCACTTTGATGTGCCCAAGGACCTGGGTCCTGGTTTGCCACTCATGAAGCCAGAGGACTACCAGTACTTTGGGACGTTGCTgaatgaggacgaggaggagcagcTAACGCCAGAGGAGCAGAaggaaagaaaaatcatgaagctCCTGCTCAAGGTAAAGAATGGCACACCCCCACAGCGGAAGACAGCACTCCGGCAGCTCACGGACAAAGCACGTGAGTTTGGTGCTGGCCCATTGTTCAACAAAATCCTGCCATTGCTCATGCAGCCAACACTTGAGGACCAGGAACGTCATCTCCTGGTGAAGGTCATTGACAGGGTGCTGTATAAGCTGGATGAGCTGGTCCGGCCATTTGTGCACAAGATTCTTGTTGTTATCGAGCCACTTTTGATTGATGAGGATTACTATGCTCGTGTTGAGGGCAGGGAGATTATCTCAAATCTTAGCAAAGCTGCTGGTCTTGCTACTATGATTGCTGCCATGAGACCTGATATTGATAACATCGACGAGTACGTGAGGAATACGACTGCCAGGGCATTCAGTGTGGTGGCTTCTGCTTTGGGTATCCCGGCCCTCCTCCCATTTTTAAAGGCTGTTTGTCAGAGTAAGAAGTCCTGGCAAGCTCGGCACACTGGTATCAAGATTGTTCAGCAGATTGCTATTCTCATGGGCTGCGCTGTTCTGCCTCACCTTAAGAACCTAGTTGAGATCATTGAGCATGGTCTAAGCGATGAGAACCAGAAAGTGCGGACGATCACTGCCCTCTCTCTTGCTGCACTTGCTGAAGCTGCTGCGCCCTACGGTATAGAAAGTTTTGATAGTGTCTTGAAGCCTCTCTGGAAGGGTATCAGATCTCACCGTGGAAAGGTCCTTGCTGCCTTCTTGAAGGCTATTGGTTTCATCATCCCTCTTATGGATGCTCTGTATGCCAGTTACTACACGAAGGAGGTCATGCAAGTCCTGATTAGAGAGTTCCAGTCCCCAGATGAAGAGATGAAGAAGATTGTCCTGAAGGTTGTTAAGCAGTGTGTCAGTACAGAGGGTGTGGAGGCTGATTATATCCGGAGTGACATCCTTCCAGACTTCTTCAAACACTTCTGGGTTAGGAGAATGGCCCTAGATCGTAGGAACTATAAGCAACTTGTGGAAACAACAGTAGAGATGGCAAACAAGGTGGGAGTTACTGGTATTGTTGGGAAGATTGTTGAGGATCTGAAAGATGAAAGTGAGCCTTACAGGAGAATGGTGATGGAAACAATTGAAAAGGTGGTGGCCAACTTGGGTGCCTCGGATATCGATCCTCGTTTGGAGGAGCTGCTTATTGATGGCATCCTGTATGCTTTCCAAGAGCAGACAAGTGATGatgcaaatgtcatgcttaatgGTTTTGGAGCTGTTGTGAATGCGCTCGGCCAGAGGGTCAAGCCTTACCTTCCTCAGATATGTGGTACCATTAAGTGGCGGTTGAACAATAAGAGTGCGAAAGTTAGGCAGCAAGCTGCTGATCTGATCTCAAGGATAGCTATTGTTATGAAGCAGTGCCAGGAGGAGCAGCTTATGGGTCACCTGGGTGTTGTGCTATATGAGTACTTGGGAGAGGAGTATCCTGAGGTGCTGGGTTCAATTCTCGGAGCATTGAAGGCTATCGTGAATGTTATTGGTATGACTAAGATGACGCCTCCGATCAAGGATCTCCTTCCTCGTCTGACTCCCATCTTGAAGAATAGGCATGAGAAGGTCCAAGAGAACTGCATTGATCTAGTTGGTAGGATTGCTGATCGTGGAGCAGAATTTGTTCCAGCTAGGGAGTGGATGAGGATTTGTTTTGAGTTGCTGGAAATGTTGAAGGCTCACAAGAAGGGTATCAGAAGAGCCACTGTGAACACATTTGGTTATATTGCCAAGGCAATTGGGCCACAGGATGTGTTGGCCACTCTGTTGAACAACTTGAAGGTGCAGGAGCGACAGAACCGTGTCTGCACCACTGTAGCAATTGCTATTGTTGCTGAAACTTGCTCGCCTTTCACAGTTTTGCCCGCCCTCATGAATGAGTACCGAGTTCCGGAGCTAAATGTTCAGAATGGTGTTTTGAAGTCTCTCTCTTTTCTATTTGAGTATATTGGTGAGATGGGCAAAGATTACATATATGCTGTCACTCCCTTGCTCGAAGATGCCCTAATGGACAGGGATCTGGTTCACAGGCAGACTGCTGCATCTGCTGTTAAGCATATGGCTCTGGGAGTTGCTGGCTTGGGTTGTGAGGATGCTCTTGTCCATTTGCTTAACTATATCTGGCCCAACATATTCGAGACATCTCCCCATGTTATAAATGCCGTCATGGAGGCTATTGAGGGGATGCGAGTTGCTCTAGGTGCAGCTGTGGTTCTGAATTATTGCCTCCAAGGCCTTTTCCATCCAGCAAGGAAAGTACGTGAAGTATATTGGAAGATCTATAACTCTCTGTATATTGGTGCACAAGATGCACTTGTTGCTTCTTATCCTGCACTGGGCGATGATGGAGACAATATCTTCAGCCGTCCAGAGCTAGCCATGTTCGTGTGA